The segment AATGAAATAAATGATGATAGCGGGGGTAATTGTATTCTCTGATGGCTGAAAAGTTTTATCATTCAGTGCTGAAAGGTGGTGTTGTTCATTTTATTGATTTTAAAGGATAAAAAATCGGTTTATCAATACGTGCTATATTTTTTACCGATGCGTGCTGATTATTAGTTCCCCTATATTTACATTTAGAAATATCTATTTAATACAATGAAACACTTTTGGAAATTTAGTATCATTTTCATGATAGATTATTGCCCGGTATAAAATAACAATGGATTGCCGGCTGATTTTTATTCGCTCAGCTCGCAGTGGCATAAATAAGGCACATTACAGAGGGTAATAAAATGAAACTTCGTGTTCTCTCCCTGATGATTCCTGCGCTTCTGGTAGCAGGCGCTGCAAATGCAGCGGAAATTTACAATAAAGATGGCAACAAATTAGACCTCTACGGCAAAGTTGACGGTTTGCACTATTTCTCCGACAACGACAGCAGTGACGGTGACCAGTCTTACTTGCGCTTCGGTTTTAAAGGTGAAACTCAGATCACCGACCAACTGACCGGTTATGGTCAGTGGGAGTACCAGGCTGCGCTGAACACCGCTGAGTCACAAGGCACCGCTAACAGCTTTACCCGTGTTGGTTTTGCTGGTCTGAAATTTGGCGACGCCGGTTCATTCGACTATGGTCGTAACTACGGCGTGCTGTATGACATCGGTTCATGGACCGACGTCCTGCCAGAGTTTGGTGGTGACACCTACGGTGCGGACAACTTTATGTTCCAGCGTAGCAACGGCCTGGCGACCTACCGCAACAGCAACTTCTTCGGCCTGGTTGATGGCTGGAACTTTGCTGTGCAGTATCAGGGCAAAAACGATAACCCGACTGAATCTTCATCTGGCCGTGATGTACTGGGTGAGAACGGTGACGGTTACGGTCTGAGCACCACCTATGATATCGGTGCTGGCTTCGGTGTTGGTGCTGCGATGATGTCGTCTGACCGTACCAACAACCAGAACGGCGGTTCTGCGGGTATCCTCGGTCGTGGCGATCGTGCTGATGCCTACACCGGTGGTCTGAAATATGACGCCAACAACATCTATCTGGCGGCAATGTACACCCGTTCCTATAATGCGACCCGCTTCGGTTCCAGCGATGCCTCAGCTTATGGCTACGCCAACAAAGCGGATAACTGGGAATTGGTTGCACAGTACCAGTTCGACTTCGGTCTGCGTCCGTCTCTGGCCTTCGTCTCCTCTCGTGGTAAAGACATCGAAGGTTATGGCAGCCAGAACCTGAAAAAATATATCGACGTAGGCGCGACCTACTACTTCAACAAAAACATGTCCACCTATGTTGACTACCAGATCAACCTGTTGGACGACAACAACTTCACCCAGGCTGCCGGTATCAACACCGACGACATCGTAGCACTGGGCCTGGTTTACCAGTTCTAAGAAGTGTTGTGGAGCGTGGCCTCGTGGTCACGCTCCGGTTTTTAGCAGTGTACTCAATGCCGCGCGTAATATCCCGATCGTATCCAGTACAGCTTCACCCAGTTGCACCTGCACAATCGCGCCTTCCACCAGCAACACAATCTGACCGATCTTATCACGCTGTTCAGCGCTAAGTTTCTGCCCGATCGCTGCCGCCATCTCTCTTTTATGGCCAATAATCAGAACATTGGCTTCTGGCAGGCTATCTCCTAATTCGGCTGCGCTGTTGATAAAGGCACAGCCACGGAAATCCGCTTCATTAAACCAACTAAGCAGGGTGTCGGGCAGGGCGTCCACCAATTCTGACTGCTGCGCCAGCGCTGTGCTAAAAGCGCTCATCCAACGTTGATGGCGCTGTTGCAGGAACGCCAGAATCAGCGCGTTTTTGGCTGGAAAGTGGCGGTAAAAAGTCACTTTGGTAACGCCTGCTTCAGCAATCACCTTATCAATGCCAGTGGCGCGGATGCCCTGCTGATAAAACAGACGTTGGGCGGTGTTGAGAATGCGATCGCGGGCGGAGGCCTGCGGATCGAAGATCAGGGATGCGAGCATAATGTCACCGATAAAATGGGGTAGACAGAATTGTCTACATACGGCAGGATGAATCAAGTAGACAGATCTGTCTACATACAAGGAGACGATGATGCTGATTCCCCCGTTTAATGAACAGAGCGCCATGCAAAAAGTCCGCATGGCAGAGGATGCCTGGAACAGTCGCGACGCGCAGCGAGTCGCACAGGTTTACAGTGAAGACACGCGCTGGCGCAATCGCAGCGAATGTGTCAATGGCCGATCCGAAGTGGTGGCGTTTTTACAACGCAAGTGGGCTAACGAGCTGGAGTATCGACTGATTAAAGAGTTATGGGCCTGGCATCATGACCGGCTGGCGGTGCGGTTTGCCTATGAATGGCGTGATGATAGCGGCAACTGGTTCCGCAGCTTTGGCAATGAGAACTGGCACTTTGGCGCAGATGGACTGATGATCACGCGCTACGCTTGCATCAACGATTTGCCGATTGCTGAATCTCAGCGTCTGTTCCACTGGCCATTGGGGCGACGCCCGGACCATCATCCGGGCCTGAGTGAATTGGGGTTGTAGCGGCGTTTATGGCATGGCACGCCATTTTTTGGCTTTGGGTGCCTGCTGTAATTGAGGCTGAGTCGGGGGCAGACTGCCTTCCAGTGCTACTCCCGCCAGCGTGAATGCTGAGAAGCTCAGCCACTGTTGCCATTTATCCTGTGGTGTTTTTGCCTTTTCCATTTTACTGCCTCGCTGATATTCAACTCAGCGTCAACGATGCAGAATTCGTGCCACAGCACCGCTCTCAGCGCCACGCGCGCCATTCTGGCTTTGCTACACTGCGCCAGCGCTGAAGCGGTGCAACGCGGGTCTTTCTGGTGCAAAAATTTAACGCCCGCGCAGATGACGGTGGCGATAGTGTTGCCAGCATTTCAGGCTGCTGTAGAAAAACAGGCCAGCGGCCACGACAAGGATTGCATAGATCATCTGACGCTCCGGTCTTCGCGGTTGTGCAGGAACGGGTTATCCTGCGGTAGCCTGTCACCGACTTCAAGCGACTTTAGCCTGATTTACAAGCGAGTTATGCTTTGAAATAGACATTATTAAAGCGTTACAGATGAGGATTAGATGCGTTTTAAGAATATTCTGCTGACCTGTCTGGTTGTGGTCGGGGTAAGCGGTTGCGACCAAAGCGCCAGCCGGGCAAGCCTGGTACTGGAAGGTAAAACTATGGGTACCGTATGGCGTGTCAGTGTTGCCGGTGTGGATGAACAACGTAAAGCAGCACTTCAGCAAGCGATACAGCAGCAGCTTGACCATGATGATGGTGAACTCTCCACCTGGAAAGCGGATTCGGTGTTGTCGCGCTTCAATCAGTATCAGGGCACAGATCCACAGCCGGTCAGTGCCGATATGGCGGATATTGTGACGGAGGCCTTGCGTATTGGACAAAAAACCGCAGGTGCTATGGATATCACCGTCGGACCACTGGTGAATTTGTGGGGGTTTGGTCCGACAAAGCAACCGGCGCATACCCCGTCAGACGCTGCAATCGCAGCAGCGAAGGCGCTCACGGGTTTGCAACATCTGCGTGTGATTCAGGCGGTTAACGGCCAGTGGCTGCAAAAAGATCTGCCGGGTTTGTATGTTGACCTGTCCACTATGGGCGAGGGTTACGCTACCGATCATCTGGCGCGCCTGGTGGAGCAGCAAGGGATCACCGATTATCTGGTATCGGTAGGCGGCGCGGTGCTGAGTCGGGGTCACAATGCACAAAACCAGCCGTGGCGGGTGGCGATCCAGAAACCCACCGATCGTGAAAATGCGGTGGAGGCGCGGGTCGATTTACAAGGCCACGGTATCAGCACCTCCGGCAGTTATCGCAACTATTATGAACTGGATGGTAAACGTATTTCTCATGTTATCGATCCCAGTACCGGTCGACCGATTGAGCATAAACTGGTGTCGGCAACGGTGATTGCCACCACTGCGTTGGAGGCCGATGGCTGGGATACCGGCTTGATGGTGCTGGGCACTGAACGCGCGAAAGCGCTGGCGCTGAAGGAGCACCTGGCGGTGTATCTGATCACCAAACAGGGCGACGGTTTTACTCACTGGATGTCGCCCCAATTTAAATCCTTCCTGATTTCCGTGGATGACCACCCATAACGGAGGCGCAGATGCTGGATCTGTTTAGTGAAGAAGCGCCGTGGCAGGAGCCGCTGGCAGAAGGGGCGGTGATTCTGCGTCGCCGCGCGCGTGATCAGGCGGATGCGCTGCTGGCGGAAATATATGCTATCGCCGCGCAGAATCCGTTTGCCCATCGTATTACCCCCGGTGGACACCGTATGTCGGTGGCGATGACCAATTGCGGTGATTTAGGTTGGTCAAGCGACTCGCGTGGTTATCAATATACCGAGCAGGACAACCATAGCGGTCATAAATGGCCGCCGATGCCCTCCCTGTTCCGCGAGCTGGCACAACAGACGGCGCAGGAGGCGGGATTCAGTGGTTTCAATCCTGATGCTTGCCTGATCAACCGTTATGAACCGGGGGCAAAACTGACGTTGCATCAGGATAAAGATGAGAAGGATTTGCGACAGCCGATCGTGTCCGTGTCGCTCGGGTTGCCTGCCGTTTTCCAGTTCGGTGGTTTTGAGCGCGGCGATGCCACGCAACGCGTACTGCTGGAGCATGGCGATATCGTGGTGTGGGGCGGTCCGTCGCGCCTGCGTTATCACGGCATCCTGCCGCTCAAGCCCGGCGTTCATCCGCAGGCGGGCGCCTTCCGCTACAACCTCACATTCCGCCGTGCGCATTAATTCGTAGTGGCGCGATTTATCGCGCTACTACGGACCTGGCAGAGGCTAGGGTGGGTTGAGAATTATTCTTGCTATCATTTGACGCCCCATTAAACTGCTAGCTGCTTTTTTACTTGCTGGAACCTTTTAATGGCTCTGCTTCAGGTTGTTTATCGCCAGTTCCGCTGGCCTTTTATTGGCGTCATCCTTCTTACTTTACTCAGCGCCGCGCTTGGCATCGGCATGATCGCCTGGATCAATAGCGAGCTGATCACGGCAGTGAATACCTCGGTTGGTGTATTGCCAGAATTCCTCCTGCAACTGTTTTTGCTGATGGCGGTGACGCTGGGCTCACAGCTTTCGTTAACGTTGCTCGGGCATCAGTTTGTCTGGCGTCTGCGTGGGGAGTTTATCAAACGTATTCTCGACACCCGCGTGGAGCGTCTTGAACAGATCGGCAACGCACAACTGTTGGCCGGGCTGACCAGTGACGTGCGTGCGATTACTATCGCCTTTGTTCGCCTGCCTGAACTGATTCAGGGCATCATTATTACCCTCGGTTCTGCGCTATATATGGCGTGGCTCTCACCCAAAATGCTGCTGGTAACGTCAGTGTGGTTGGTGGTGACTCTGGTTGGCGGCTGGCTGCTGGTGTCACGCGTATATCAGCATATGGCGAAGTTACGTGAGGTGGAGGATGACCTGTATCGCGACTATCAGACCATCATTGAAGGGCGTAAAGAGCTACAGCTGAACCGTCAACGCGCGCAATTGATTTACGACAACGTCTATCAGGAAAATGCCAACAGCTATCGCCACCATATTGTGCGTGCCGATACGTTCCACCTGAGCGCGGTGAACTGGTCAAACATTATGATGCTTGGCGCGATTGGCATCGTGTTCTGGATGGCTAACGGTCTTGGCTGGGCCAATACCGCCGTGGCCGCCACCTATTCATTGACGTTGCTGTTCCTGCGCACGCCGCTGCTGGCGGCAGTGGGGGCGTTGCCGACCTTGCTCAGCGCGCAGGTGGCGTTCCGCAAACTCCATACCTTTGACCTCGCCCCCTATGAGGCGGAATTTAAAAACTTGCCTGCGATTGGTGACTGGCAAACGCTGGAACTGCGCGATGTGCGCTTCCATTATGGCGAACATGGCTTCGAAGTGGGGCCGATTAACCTGACTTTACGACGAGGCGAGCTGGTGTTTCTGATTGGGGGTAACGGCAGTGGTAAATCGACGCTGGCAATGCTGCTCACCGGCCTGTACCAGCCGCAATCTGGCGCGCTGTTGCTGGATGGTAAGGTGGTTGACTGGCATAACCTGGAGGCGTATCGCCAGCACTTCTCCGCGGTATTCACAGATGTGCATCTGTTTGATCGCCTGATCAACCGGGCAGGCAAGCCCGCCAATCCGGCATTGGTGCAGCAGTGGCTGGAACGCCTGAAAATGCAGGATAAATTGAAGCTGGCAGGCAACAAGGTGTTGAACCTGCAACTGTCGAAAGGGCAGAGTAAGCGTCTGGCGCTGCTGTTGGCCGCGGCCGAGGAGCGTGACATCCTGCTGCTTGATGAATGGGCAGCCGATCAGGACCCGCACTTCCGTCGTATCTTCTATCGTGAATTGCTGCCGTGGTTACAGGAGTCGGGCAAGACGGTGTTCGCCATCAGCCATGACGATCACTACTTTATCCATGCTGACCGCCTGCTGGAAATGCGTGATGGCAAACTGAGTGAATTGACCGGCAGAGAACGTGAAATGGCGACGCTCGATGCGGTAAAACGTACCGATACCGGCCATTAACGCCAACTGGCAAAGCTTAGCGGAAAGGGTTATTGGGCAGCGGAGGCGGAGCGCGCTAAGTTAACCACCAGCAGAGACTTCGGTTTCTGCCCCCCTGGAACATTTTCTGTCGTCTTGTGTTGTTACCGGCTCTGGAGGGTTCTGAGCCGGTTTTTTATTGCCCGGCAAGCGGGTGAGTCACCAGCGTGATAATGCGTTGAGCTTCACAACAAAAACGCGCCTGCAAAGCAACGTCCTGATTAAATCCATTACCAAAATCGGCGGTTAAGCGCAGTACGGCGCTACCGGTGGTCAGATCGGCCGCGCACAATGCGGCCTGCAAGAAATCCATTGGCTGATGTAACTGCGGCCACAGCGCTTTGTAAAGACTCTCTTTCAGGGAAAACAGCAGCGTCGCCCCCTGGGCAAAAGGAAGCGCCAGTTGTTCCAGCAACTGGCGTTCCTGGGTGTTCATCAGCATTTCTGCCGTTTCCCGGGCAGTATCGTTGCTCATCACCTGTTCCACATCCACCCCGACACACAGCGGCTCTCGCGTGGCCGCCATCACCACCTGATTATGGCTGTGCGATAGCGAAGCCTGAATGCCAGCAGGCCAGCAGGGGGAACGATCCGCCGCATTACGCAGCACGAAGCCCTCCACGCCCAATTGCAGCAACACTTCACGCGCCAGCCAGCGGCTGGCGAGGTGTTCCGACTTACGTTTGACCACAGCGTTTGCCAGCGCAGCGGGTAGGGGGAGTTGCCAGCGCTGATGCAGATCGGCCTGCCAGTGCTGTTGCTCGAATTGACACCCGGCCAGCAGCAGAGATCCAGACGTTAAACCGGCAGCAGTGAAAAAAGGTGAGTCTGGGAGGGCAAGCGGTGAGGAGAAGGTAAACATAGAGAATCACGGCTGACGGAAAAAGCTATTTAATCAGTCAGCCGGAGAGAGGGCAAGCTCAGCGCTCACCGTCTTTAGTCATTGGGGGGAATGGCAAAACTCTTGATCGATACCACAAAATGCTGATGGCCTTTGCTGATGCGCGCTCCGCGATCGCACCAGCGAGACGCCAGGCGGAAGAAATCGTCGCTACCGATATCGTAAGCCAGTTCGACTTTGCTGATACCGGAGTGCAGGAGTTCTTCAGCGTCCTGCAGGTTTTTTGCTTTGATGACCATATCGGTTTTCCATCGAAAAACAGGAAGCTATAAGGTAGGGGATGTCTGTGACAGTTTTGTTTCAATCAGATGAATTGCTGTCACAATCTGCCAAAAGTGTGATCCTGGTCCATATTGATTGCTTACGGTAACTGACTGATGTTTTGGATAAAAACATTGTTAAAACTGATTTTTTTCTGATAAAGCTTAATCAGTTCCCCAACAGGAGGTTGAGATGACAGTACCCCGGCTTACTACCCCGCGTTTGCTACTTGAACCCTTACAAAGCGACGATGCTATCCAGATACAACAGGTTTTTCCGCGCTGGGAAATTGTGCGTCATTTAACCAATGCGGTGCCCTGGCCCTATCCGTCGGACGGCGCCCGTTTTTTCGTTGATCAGGTCGCGTTACCGGCTATGGTCGCGGGACAGGCATGGCACTGGAGCTTGCGTCATCGCTCGGATCCGGATCGGCTAATCGGCCTGATCTCGTTACGCGCAGGCGATGAAGATAACCGTGGTTTCTGGCTGGTACCGGAGTGGCAGGGGCAAGGATTGATGAGTGAAGCCTGTACTCTGATAACGGATTTCTGGTTTCAGACCCTGCAACAACCCCGTTTACGCGTGCCAAAAGCGATGGATAACCAGGCGTCACGACGGATCTCAGAACGCAGCGGGATGCGACTGATTGAAACCTTCAGCAAAGCCTTTGTCGGTGGAGAAATGCTGGCGGGCAATTGGGAAATCACGCGCGACGAGTGGCTGGCGCAACGCCCGTCGTTATGAGCGACTCTCGCGGCGGGTGAATAGCCACATCATGTAGGGGGCACCGAGCAAGGTAGCAACCAGCCCTGCCGGAAGTTCCTGTGGTGCCAGCAGGTTGCGCCCGATCCAGTCGGCCACCACCATCATCAGTGCGCCACAGGGAATGGCCAGCAGTAACTGCTGGCCGGGGCGACGGGCACCCAGCAGGCGGGCAATATGCGGGGCGGTCAGACCAATAAAGGATATCGGACCGACGGTAAGCGTAGCCCCTGCTGTCAACATGGCGATCAAACCCAGCGTGAGCAGACGTGTTTGCGCCAGCGCGATTCCCACCGCACTGGCACAGGTGGGGCCGAGCGGCAGAATCATCATCCAGCGACGGAACAACCCCGTCAGCACGCTGAGCGTCAACGCCAGCAGTAGCGCGGTTACGGCATCGCCAGGCATGATGGTATAGGTTGAACCAGAGAGCCAACTCAACAATGTCACGGCACGTTCGTCTCCGGAGGCGATGATGGTTGCCACCAGGGCCTGGAACAGCGCGCTGATGGCGACGCCGACCAACAGCACGCGATCGGCTGCGAAATGGTGACGACGCGAGAAAGACAAAATCATCAGTAGCGCCAGCAGTGCCCCGGCGCTGG is part of the Pantoea phytobeneficialis genome and harbors:
- a CDS encoding 4'-phosphopantetheinyl transferase family protein, with amino-acid sequence MFTFSSPLALPDSPFFTAAGLTSGSLLLAGCQFEQQHWQADLHQRWQLPLPAALANAVVKRKSEHLASRWLAREVLLQLGVEGFVLRNAADRSPCWPAGIQASLSHSHNQVVMAATREPLCVGVDVEQVMSNDTARETAEMLMNTQERQLLEQLALPFAQGATLLFSLKESLYKALWPQLHQPMDFLQAALCAADLTTGSAVLRLTADFGNGFNQDVALQARFCCEAQRIITLVTHPLAGQ
- a CDS encoding DUF1348 family protein, which gives rise to MLIPPFNEQSAMQKVRMAEDAWNSRDAQRVAQVYSEDTRWRNRSECVNGRSEVVAFLQRKWANELEYRLIKELWAWHHDRLAVRFAYEWRDDSGNWFRSFGNENWHFGADGLMITRYACINDLPIAESQRLFHWPLGRRPDHHPGLSELGL
- the alkB gene encoding DNA oxidative demethylase AlkB gives rise to the protein MLDLFSEEAPWQEPLAEGAVILRRRARDQADALLAEIYAIAAQNPFAHRITPGGHRMSVAMTNCGDLGWSSDSRGYQYTEQDNHSGHKWPPMPSLFRELAQQTAQEAGFSGFNPDACLINRYEPGAKLTLHQDKDEKDLRQPIVSVSLGLPAVFQFGGFERGDATQRVLLEHGDIVVWGGPSRLRYHGILPLKPGVHPQAGAFRYNLTFRRAH
- a CDS encoding TetR/AcrR family transcriptional regulator, with the translated sequence MLASLIFDPQASARDRILNTAQRLFYQQGIRATGIDKVIAEAGVTKVTFYRHFPAKNALILAFLQQRHQRWMSAFSTALAQQSELVDALPDTLLSWFNEADFRGCAFINSAAELGDSLPEANVLIIGHKREMAAAIGQKLSAEQRDKIGQIVLLVEGAIVQVQLGEAVLDTIGILRAALSTLLKTGA
- a CDS encoding GNAT family N-acetyltransferase produces the protein MTVPRLTTPRLLLEPLQSDDAIQIQQVFPRWEIVRHLTNAVPWPYPSDGARFFVDQVALPAMVAGQAWHWSLRHRSDPDRLIGLISLRAGDEDNRGFWLVPEWQGQGLMSEACTLITDFWFQTLQQPRLRVPKAMDNQASRRISERSGMRLIETFSKAFVGGEMLAGNWEITRDEWLAQRPSL
- the apbE gene encoding FAD:protein FMN transferase ApbE — translated: MRFKNILLTCLVVVGVSGCDQSASRASLVLEGKTMGTVWRVSVAGVDEQRKAALQQAIQQQLDHDDGELSTWKADSVLSRFNQYQGTDPQPVSADMADIVTEALRIGQKTAGAMDITVGPLVNLWGFGPTKQPAHTPSDAAIAAAKALTGLQHLRVIQAVNGQWLQKDLPGLYVDLSTMGEGYATDHLARLVEQQGITDYLVSVGGAVLSRGHNAQNQPWRVAIQKPTDRENAVEARVDLQGHGISTSGSYRNYYELDGKRISHVIDPSTGRPIEHKLVSATVIATTALEADGWDTGLMVLGTERAKALALKEHLAVYLITKQGDGFTHWMSPQFKSFLISVDDHP
- a CDS encoding multidrug ABC transporter permease/ATP-binding protein, with protein sequence MALLQVVYRQFRWPFIGVILLTLLSAALGIGMIAWINSELITAVNTSVGVLPEFLLQLFLLMAVTLGSQLSLTLLGHQFVWRLRGEFIKRILDTRVERLEQIGNAQLLAGLTSDVRAITIAFVRLPELIQGIIITLGSALYMAWLSPKMLLVTSVWLVVTLVGGWLLVSRVYQHMAKLREVEDDLYRDYQTIIEGRKELQLNRQRAQLIYDNVYQENANSYRHHIVRADTFHLSAVNWSNIMMLGAIGIVFWMANGLGWANTAVAATYSLTLLFLRTPLLAAVGALPTLLSAQVAFRKLHTFDLAPYEAEFKNLPAIGDWQTLELRDVRFHYGEHGFEVGPINLTLRRGELVFLIGGNGSGKSTLAMLLTGLYQPQSGALLLDGKVVDWHNLEAYRQHFSAVFTDVHLFDRLINRAGKPANPALVQQWLERLKMQDKLKLAGNKVLNLQLSKGQSKRLALLLAAAEERDILLLDEWAADQDPHFRRIFYRELLPWLQESGKTVFAISHDDHYFIHADRLLEMRDGKLSELTGREREMATLDAVKRTDTGH
- the ompC gene encoding porin OmpC: MKLRVLSLMIPALLVAGAANAAEIYNKDGNKLDLYGKVDGLHYFSDNDSSDGDQSYLRFGFKGETQITDQLTGYGQWEYQAALNTAESQGTANSFTRVGFAGLKFGDAGSFDYGRNYGVLYDIGSWTDVLPEFGGDTYGADNFMFQRSNGLATYRNSNFFGLVDGWNFAVQYQGKNDNPTESSSGRDVLGENGDGYGLSTTYDIGAGFGVGAAMMSSDRTNNQNGGSAGILGRGDRADAYTGGLKYDANNIYLAAMYTRSYNATRFGSSDASAYGYANKADNWELVAQYQFDFGLRPSLAFVSSRGKDIEGYGSQNLKKYIDVGATYYFNKNMSTYVDYQINLLDDNNFTQAAGINTDDIVALGLVYQF